NNNNNNNNNNNNNNNNNNNNNNNNNNNNNNNNNNNNNNNNNNNNNNNNNNNNNNNNNNNNNNNNNNNNNNNNNNNNNNNNNNNNNNNNNNNNNNNNNNNNNNNNNNNNNNNNNNNNNNNNNNNNNNNNNNNNNNNNNNNNNNNNNNNNNNNNNNNNNNNNNNNNNNNNNNNNNNNNNNNNNNNNNNNNNNNNNNNNNNNNNNNNNNNNNNNNNNNNNNNNNNNNNNNNNNNNNNNNNNNNNNNNNNNNNNNNNNNNNNNNNNNNNNNNNNNNNNNNNNNNNNNNNNNNNNNNNNNNNNNNNNNNNNNNNNNNNNNNNNNNNNNNNNNNNNNNNNNNNNNNNNNNNNNNNNNNNNNNNNNNNNNNNNNNNNNNNNNNNNNNNNNNNNNNNNNNNNNNNNNNNNNNNNNNNNNNNNNNNNNNNNNNNNNNNNNNNNNNNNNNNNNNNNNNNNNNNNNNNNNNNNNNNNNNNNNNNNNNNNNNNNNNNNNNNNNNNNNNNNNNNNNNNNNNNNNNNNNNNNNNGCGCCACACAcagcagtgcaacgcctagctcgcagGCGCCGCACTACTGGgtgtggcgcctccgtgctaggcgctgcactgcTCTGTATCTATCCAGAGAGAAACAGAAACTTGCCCAAGTTACAGAGCAGTGCAGCGCCTATCGTGGAGGCGCCGCACTCAATAGTGCGGCGCCTGGCAGCTAGGCGTTGCACATGTACTTAGTGTTTTTTTTTTGCATAACTATCAACAAGGAGAACATATGGTACATAACTAAGATGTTGTGAGCTACGTTTGGTGCATAACTAGTTCTTCACACATACTACTTCTTACAAACAAATCGACGAGGCagagacatagtagttcacgacATAATGGTtcacatagtagttcttacaatCAAATCGACGAGGaagagacatagtagttcacgacATAATGGTTCAGGgcacaaccaaatcgaggaggagacataaTGGTTCACGACACCTAGTAGTTCACAACGACATTAAGGAGGAGACATagttcatgacacatagtagctctattgcgtagagcaaggcccctttcccttcttcttcttcctctgttcttcctcttcctcctcccttttccttatgaggtgagcctccttaaccaccctctccatAAATATCTGATTCTACCTCTCTGCTTTTTCATCTGCAATTGCCCAAAGCTTCAGCGTCTTCTCTTGAAAATCCTTTAAacgcttcttctgtgcctcctcacATTGCCTCACCAACGCTTGCTCCCTAGCCCACATCGCTTCTCTTCCTCTCTGTCTTCTCTTCCTCTCCGTCTCAagctcctcttctttcttcttctttagcttggctgcatcctcctctctaagtttcttggcagccttctcccaccatcccgccatctcatcttcgccatcctccttcatcgttggtttgttgggttgggaagccgccatacctacaatgagtgaaACAAAATGGTTAGTACGGGCAATAAGAACAAATGGAAGCACATAGGAAATGACAAGAACATATGAAAAAACAAGAACATATGCAAAAACAAGAACATAGTACATTATAGTTAGTGAGGAACATACGGAAACGGTCCAtctaggtatccaaacattcctctataacgaACTTGCCCTTGTCCATCACCGCGGCCAAGTCCACCTCCACGAGCTCTTccaccaccacggcctagaccaccaccacgagctctaccaccaccacggcctcttgtaagtccaagttgcCGACCTCTTTGCTGCCTAGATCCTATTTGGCTAACGCttggttggctaccacttggttgcgttggcacttgttggctaccactaggttggctaccacttggttggcttggcacttgttggctaccgcTAGGTTGGccaccacttggttgccttggcacttgttggctaccacttggttggcttggcacttgttggctaccacttggttgacccccttgttggcttgtgcttgcatcatttgtCTTTGACCTTTTCCGTGGTTTCGTACATTTCCTTTTGTTGTGGCCTTGCCCTTTGCACTCCCCACAACGGGATCTCTCACGAGGCTCTTCGAATTGGTCATTGCCCGCTTCGCGGCggccaccatggccccatccgtccatgtcgcctctaagacgctttgtcttacgtctacctcgtttaacaaccttcaactccggatccggccatagttgaactccatgatactccggccattgtgattggtcaaggtacgggtgaaagcggggagcccatgttttcttgaccgtcataattgagaactccgactccctcacggtgcgtgggtgattgatgtccacattcctaacgcgACCGGCCGTATACAAGTGTGAGCAcgggagatgaagcaacaatggcctcctGCAAGTGCAATCACACTGTGTTAAGTTCACCTTGAAAGCCTTCCCTCCATGTTGCCGGCCATCatttgtggttcctcctggctctttaACTTCGTACTTCCACTCTTTGTTGTCATACaatatagcttcttctgagtccgcctTCCGCGATTGAAATAGCAACCATTCATCTactttgggtgggaacttgtacttgtacttccgtgggttctcacccgctatctgcgcatcggtttccatcgagtactttacaaagtacgcattcatcttgtcaaatgtgtattgaactatggcctcacgggtaatccacgtgcacctttgagcaccctattgaagcattcggccatattgctcgtcatttgaccgtatctccggccatcttcatcaaaagcacgtgcccacttgtcCCGGTATTGAAGGTGCCTATTGAGAAAGTCTTGACCCCCGGCATCAAGctttttgtgtgcgagcaatttgttgtacaaagtgACGAAGCGCTTttcggagaaagcgagacaacaatcttgaagatcgtCGGCCAACTCCTTAacgccacatgccctatagaaattcgaacaaaagtgcctcatgcaccatcgatgatgcaacggagcatgcccgggaatgtcaatctccaccgcgttaagaattccttgattccgatccgatatgacacaaatttccctttgagggggtaacaccttcgtcctcaaaagataaagaaaccactcccagttgtcattgttttccacctcaaccaaagcaaatgccaatggcaacacacggttattggcatcacttgctatcgcaaccaacaaggtgcccttgtattgtccggtcaagaacgtgccatcaattgcgatgaccggtctgcaatgttcgaaagccctcacacattgctcgaacgcccaaaagGCACGGCCAAATACTCTAACTCTtcttccttcatgaaccgttgtttggtgcccatgaggctcgaccacatgaaccatgcccgggtttgtcgtGGCCATGGCTAgcaacaacctagggattcggttgtatgcttcctcccatgtaccatacaacatcttaaatgcggcttgcttcgctttccatgccttgccgtacttcaccttgtaatgaaagatggctttcacaaggtcaatgacatgttggacgctcattgttggaagtgtggatattgagttggagagcctgtaagcgatgaactcggacgtgagttgtttgtggttTTGAGACACGATTTTGCCATCCACCCTCttgccttggcacatgtgagttggcacacaactcactacatgccaacttggaccctagcatactaacaaagctaAGATTCCCCCAAACTAGCAATTGGtaaacaaacatctcacatctccattCAAATCTCTaaatccaaacaaaactagggttccCCCAAACTAGCAAGAAATGAACAATGTGAGAactttacttggatcaaaacaaggggatcggagaagattaccttgagggagggtttgacttcgaaatccacggacaaattcttcgAATATGCAAGATTTAggagaggatttgagagggggagagagtgggagagggggcaaagctcgggcTAGGCGctgtggggggtggggtggggggtggggtgggggaggggggccagCCGAGTGGttgataagtcacagtgcagcgcccgcgggctaggcgctgcacattacatgtgtggcgcctagctcagGGGCGTTGCACATTAcgtgtgtggcgcctagctcggaggcgtcaCACAGCTGGGggcgggcccaggggctgccacggtggactcgTGTGTGGCGCCTCCGAGctgggcgctgcacagtagggtgtggcgccgTCGTGGCGGGCGCCACACAAAAAGGTTACGGCTGTGAAATTGTTTCGCGGACAGttcattttgtgatttgatttcgtccacagGTCAAAATAGTCAAATTTGCCTGCCAACTTCATCTGCTCACTGAGGCCCACCGACACCCAGGGCCTGCTCCCGGTTTCCCTCCCACTACCACTGAACACACTCTGGACTCTGCTCGCCCGTGTGTTCCGCGACACCAACTCCAACCCGTTCGAGTGCAGCCAGGGCGCCAACCACCCCGAGGATCTCAACTACCCGTCCATCTCTGTGGCCTGCCTGCCCCATTCCGGTAGCACTGCCATCGTGAAGCGCAGGGTCATGAATGTCGGCGGCAGGGCGGCATCGTACACCGCCAGCATCACGCAGCCGGCCGGGGTCACGGCCACTGTGAACCCCAGCACGCTGATCTTTGATGGTGAGAACGCAGAGGAGGAGAAACACTTCGCGGTGACACTTCAAGTCCACAACGCCGAGGAGGCTGCCGGTTACGTGTTCGGCAGTATGGAATGGTCAGATGGGAACCACCACGTCAGAAGCCCCATTGTGGACACTACCAAGTGTGTCTAGCGTCTGGAGTCGATCGTCATCAGCAATAAATTGAGGGGTTGCCTACTTCTAATAGTAGTACTACATGTTAGTAGGCTACTCAAGGAATGCGATTGACCATCGTGCCCTCTAAGACGAAGAGATAAGTTTTAATCTCCATCGCAGATCTAATTAAGGGGTGTACTGGAGCAGATCCCCATACGGCAAATGCTCATGAGTTTTCAATCTTTACAAATAATTTGGGGGCACGTCGATGCACTCTAACTTTTGCCTAAAATTTTTGTTTGTGCGATAATCCTAAACTTGTTGATAGATTGGTACGGGAATGGTTTACAAAATTACATGGCACAGCCAATGGTGAAAACACCACGGCACAACACAAGAGTATCCACAATCAACAAGTGCCAAGATGAACACGAACCTTGAAAGGAGCTCCGCCACAGAAAATTGAAACAATTAGCAAGTTGAGGAGGCATCTTGTGCCATCGATGAACAAAGATGAACCGAGACAACACCAACAGTATGAAGCTGGCCACAACACAACAGCTTCCATGAGAGGGTCTTGAGCAAGCATCAACCAGGACGGTTGAGCACACAATTGGCGGGGGCGTATGAATGGCAGAGAAGGACCAACAAATGTCGCCTTCAGGAAGGTAAACGATGTCATGGACGACATCATCAAAGGACTTTCGTCCGGAGCCCATACCGAGTGGACTGGGAATAGCTGAAGGACCACACCCCCAAGAAGGTAAGTGACACGGACATGTGCCACCGTGGTGAGCTCATCCCGTGTCAGCAAGGATTTCTCCCATAGTAAGTACCTGCTCCAACCAGTCGTCAATGCAGGAGGTCAAAGTAGCTGCAGTGATTTCAGGACGACAACAAATGCGCCACCAGCCAAGGGGAGTCGACGGGACGGTGGGCGAGTCTTGATGGAGAGAGTAGGAGTCGTAGGAGGTGATAGGGGGAGTATgccgggtgggggagggggggaaGAGGTCATTCGATCAGTTGGATCTGGGGGAGTGTATGCCGCAACACGACAACCGACAAGGTGCAATGTGGGGGTGTGGGTTGGGAGGAGGCGAGCAGGTGGGGTTGTGATGAAGCCACGTACTAGAGCCACCAACGCAGTGGGGATGGGCGGATGTGAGCTAAGGAGGATGGCGAGCGTAGATGAGTGTTAGTGAAGTGAGGAGCTGCGGCCCGTGGAGCAGATCGGGATGGCGACCATAGCGCGCTAGCCATGATGGTGACCACACATGGAGGATTTGGGTGCGGGAGGCGCTGCTGGTCGGAGTCGATGGAGGGAAGGCGGGGAGGACACGAGCTGGAGTACTGAGGTGGAGTCGCCCGCGCGCCGCCAGAGAGGAGCACGAGCGTGGAGCACGCACCCGTGTGGCCCGGCAGAGAGCCTACACCAGGATAGTTGCGAGCGGCAGGCCACTGGGCGGGGCACGCCGGCCTGCAGAGGGGTGGCGGCAGAGGGGGAAAGATCCATTTGAACAATGAGATGACCGAAATTGGAACCCAGAGTTCCACATTTTTTTTCTTGAATGAAAAGGATGACTCCCCCGATTTCATTAACGAAAGAGCAATGCTACATCTACGTAAAAGTTCCTACGTAAGTTACGAAGAAGCTGACTTGGTCTGTTTTGGTTGGAGGAAAGAAAAAGCCCAGGCCCACCCGCTGAAATCAGGGGGGGCATGATTGGTTGGTTAAGGAAAATCACGTAACATTACGTTAAAGCTTTCGTAGGTCTAGTATTATTGTTAACGAAAAGCTACAACAAAAACATCAcatcacaaaagtttcataccCTAGTGCCtttggatccaccaaacacaattaGTTGGCGCATTTTTGTATTTCGGCTTGCCATGCCGCATGAGCCTCTGCAGGAAGAATGCATGCGGCGCCAGAACCGGCGGACCCATGTGGTGCAACTGCATGCCGCATGCGTTGCTATCCTCGTGGCTCTCGCGCTCGCGGAGAAGAGAAGCGAAAGATCCGGCCTCATGCAGCGCCGATCTCCTCCAGTTGACTTGTTGGGGAGCGCGCACGTCCTAGACCTGATCTCTATCGATGGATCTGTATAAATTCCATGGCAGATAAGACAGCGGTGCACAAACCCAACCCCAGCTAGCAGCTGAGGACCATCGGCCGGCGAGGCGAATGAAGATGGGGAGAGGAGCCGGCCGCGTCATGCCGCTCGCCCTGGCGCTCCTCCTCGCGCTGCACCTGCACGCCACGCCGGCGTCGGCTGCCCGCAAGGTATGCAATGCAGCCCTCCCGCATGCACTCTCCATTCCCATCTTGCTACCACTTTCTCTGTCGTGATTTCTTGCACGCACGCAGTCTTACCTGGTGATCTTCGATGGGCCGCCGCCCTCTCCGACTGGTCTGGCCGCTGCACTCGGCGGCACGTACGTAAGCTCCTTCTCGTGCACAAGATTAATTAAGCTCAGACCCCTAATTAACTTCCTAAACATTGCATGCAGGGTCGACCTGATCTACTCCTTCGGCGGCATCAACGGGCTCGGGATCCAGATCGACAGCCTTCTCGTACCAGTCCTCAAACGTAAGCCCTAGGCTCGATCGTGCCATGCATGTTTACACCACTACTCTGGCTAGCTACTTACAGTAAGACGGTCATTTTCTCCTGGGTGGGTGCAGTGCTCAGCGGGGTGGTGGCCGTGATCGAGGACAAGCTTTACGCGGTCCAGACAACGCGCTCGTGGGAGTTCCTAGGGCTTCAGAATTCTAACGGCGAGGCGCACGACGTGTGGAAGAACATTGGCAAGTTCGGCGAGGGGGTCATCATTGCCAACGTCGACACGGGTACGACAAATATATCTCGCCCTCCTATTCTACATGCATACGCATcaagtctcagtcgatgctatatttGTGAGATTTTACACGAATTAAGATCCGTGtaaatttttctttttagtttttttttttgcatgttatgtcacttgactTAGACTTGGTTAAGTCTTAGTCGACTAATACCAAGCCACACCCCATATCTTCAATTTTCTGGTTTGGCTATTTATGTTCATGAAATAACTATTTGTAAGTTGATACCGGTGGTCAATAACCATCAGGACTGATAACTAAAATCCGTCATGCAGCCGTAAAATAAGAAATGCATTGTTAGACGACTATGAATAAATAAACCTCTCCATGCTTGGGGAAAACCCCTTTTAATAGAAAAAAAAAGATGACTGTGATTATGAATCAAGTAAAGATACAGTCGCTTCCTTAGTTTACAGACATCGTGTGAGTGCATGTGGTTTCGCTTTGACCCGGCTGCAGGGATTCTGATAATGATTCACCACCCCACGACTCTTAATTACCCGTTGACGTGCATTAAAAAGCTGCTGCATGCTCCACGATAATATTTGAATAGTACCATGCAGAATCAAACCTCCTGGCACCGCCACGATATGCTCCCAAATCCCAAACACAATCAAACCACGGTACACCGacacagtaacatgcatgcaaaactGGGCATCGAGTCAACTCAAGTTTCACAAAGAGATCGACTCGTACACATGAAAATTGCACTGTTACTTAGGACTAACATCACTTCTGACCTGATGCTCATGTGTTTTTTTTCGCACGCATATACGCAGGTGTATCGCCGATATCTGCAAGCTTCAGGGACGACGGCACGTTGCCCAAACCGGCGAACTGGATCGGTGGATGCCAACCAGGCTACTCCGGCTGCAACAAGTAATTACCACCAATATCCATCGAACACACATCTCCCCCCGCCCATATTTATATAGCACCCAGCTGATATTTTGAGGTTTCTAACTTTGATCAACGGAACCTGAATTATGTATCACAAaatttatactccctctgtaaagaaatatgttagaataaatccgaggccaccgtcgaccattcgaggaccaagcaatcacacgagcacgacaccgagatttgttaacgaggttcaccgatatggctacatctccggggcctgactatgggcgctccttcccatgacaccgctataataccgcacccggtcgccctggacaccggcacatgccgccggcttcccctgcgttccggtgctattatgttggcataggttacatcgtgtgtctacccccgctatatatgagaggcttaggatacaagtgtcctactagtatacgactccatatcctatctaaacacaatacaactacaagtccaactgtaacctaccttgtacactatagtcgacacaactctaacaaaatATAAGGGCGTCTAGGAGGGAGTAGCATGCAATTCATAGTGAAAATATAGTTTCAAACGGTATAAATTATTATTTTGACTTTGACGGCATATAACTAGCGGCTATATTACTGGTCAAATGGATGGTCGAAGATTAATCGTGAATGAAAAAGAAAATAGAGACGATGTGAATAGCTAGCTAGCTTTAATTTGCAGGAAAAAGAAAAACGTAGCATCCCACTGACACTGTGCACGCATGCAGCAAGTTGATCGGCGCGAGGGTTTTCAACGAGGGCATCAAGGCAATGAGCGAGCAGAACGGCGAGCAGGTGAACGAGACCGAGGTGAACTCGCCATGGGACTACGAGGGGCACGGCACGCACACGCTGTCCACGGCCGGCGGCGGCTTCGTGCCAAATGTTGGCGCCTTGGGCCACGGGACGGGCACGGCCAAGGGCGGCTCGCCGCGGGCGCACGTGGCCTCATACAAGGCGTGCTTCAAGGAAGGGTGCTCTGGCCTGGACATCCTCAGGGCCATACTCACGGCGGTGGAGGACGGCGTGCATGTGCTCTCGCTCTCCGTCGGCTCCCCCGCCTCCGACTATATCACCGACACCATTGCGATAGGCACGGCCTATGCAGTGACCCAGTTGGTCGTCGTCGTCGCGGCAGGCGGCAACGTTGGCCCCACGGCAGGCTCGATCAGCAATGTGGCTCCGTGGATGCTCACCGTGGGCGCGAGCACCATGGACAGAATCTTCCCAGCCGATGTCGTCATTGGTGCCAAGACTATCACGGTAATTAACTTGCTTTTCCATGATGTGATAACAAAAACCTATATGTATCTGTACCTCCTTTTTGGTTCGAAAGTCCCAAGTGTATCCCCAGGTCAAATAATTTAGTGAATGTAACATGAGTTTATATAAAAAGAAAAGAGTTTATATCACAAAAACTGTACGTACCATTGAAAACTTCAAATGTTATATTTTCTACTGATGTAACTTTCATGATATACAATTTGCATTACATTGATTGAATTTGGCTATCTATAAGGATGCATGTAGGCCTtttaaaccgaaaaggagggagtatgaattgaAAGTTGATGCCCGAAATTAATTAATTTGCAGGGACAAAGTCTAACAGGCAGCACCGACCAGCCATGTGCGATGATCAGCGGGGAGAAGGCCAATGCCGCAGGCCAATCTGCAGCCAACTCGTAAGATCATTTATCTAGAAAGTCAACTCCTAAGATCTCGTAGGGATATTAGCTTTACAAAAATCAACTATCAAGCCATTTCTAGTACCACCAATCTGTTGGTAAGATGTTAttatttttttgcgggtaaattgTTGGTAAGATGCGACGCATGTTGCTTGCAGGTCGTTGTGCATGCCCGGCTCCCTGGACCCTGCCAAGGTGAGCGGGAAGATAGTGGTGTGCACCAGAGGATCCAACGGCCGAGTGGCCAAGGGGGAGGTGGTGAAGGACGCCGGCGGCGTCGGCATGGTCCTCTGCAACGGCGCCGCCAGCGGGGACGACGTCAGCGCCGACCCGCACATCATCCCGGCGGCTCATTGCTCATACTCCCAGTGCATAGACATCTTCAACTACCTCCAGTCTGATGCGTAAGCTGATCAATGTCATCCTTAATTGGTTTCATATATAATCGTACATCTTGTTTACTTCATTAATGGTGATCACTCCTTTGAGCAGATCACCGGTGGGTCAGATCAAGACGAGGGACGCAGAAGTGGGTGTGAAGCCATCGCCGGTGATGGCAGCCTTCTCATCCCGTGGGCCCAACACCATCACCACTCAGATCCTCAAGCCTGACATCATCGCGCCAGGCGTGAACGTGATCGCCGCGTACAGCCAGGAGGTCTCGCCGACGGGCCTGGCTTCCGACAGCCGTCGTGTCGTCTACATGGTAGAGTCGGGCACCTCCATGTCGTGTCCGCACGTGGCGGGCATCGCAGGCCTGCTCAGAGCGAAGTACCCGAAATGGAACCCTAACATGGTCTATTCCGCCATCATGACCACCGGTACACAATTCCGCTAACATCATGAGCTAATTTCTCACCGCACAAAATCCCATGTGCGTAAGAAATAACTGTTTTTGTACAGCCAACAGGGGAGGCAACGACGGTGTCGGGATCCGGGACGAGACTGGCAGTGCCGCCACGCCGTTCAGCTACGGCTCCGGCCACGTGAACCCGGTGAGGGCCCTGGACCCGGGCCTGGTGTACGACACCACGACGCGTGACTACCTCAACTTCATCTGCTCCCTGAGGCCCACCAACACCCAGGGCCTCCTCCCGGTCTCACTCCCACCCCCGCTCGACATACTCTGGACCCTGCTCATCCGCGTGTTCCGCGGCACCGACTCCGACCCGTTCAAGTGCAGCAAGGACGACAACCACCCCGAGGACCTCAACTACCCGTCCATCTCCGCGCCATGCCTGCCCTCCTCCGGCAGCTTCACCGTGAAGCGTAGGGTGAGGAAcgtgggcggcggggcggcgtcgtaCACCGTCAGCATCACGCAGCCGGCCGGGGTGACGGTCACTGTGAACCCCAGCACGGTGAGCTTTGACGGTAAGAATCCAAAGGAGGAGAAACATTTCAAGGTGACGTTTCAAGTCGACAACCCCGTCGAGGCTGCCAACTACGTGTTCGGCGGCATCGAGTGGTCGGACGGGAAGCATCACGTGTGGAGCCCCATCGTGGCCACCACCAAGTGCGGCTAGCGTTTGGAGTCGATCGGTACAAGTAATAAATTGAGGGGTCACCCATTTAACACATGCACATCACATGTTTGTATCATTGCATGCTACTCAGGTTATGTGGTTGACAAAACACAGAGTGCAGTAGAAATATGGCACAAGCAACCATGTTTCGCTAATACAAAGATATATAAATGCTTGTGAGAGTTCAAGCTCTCATTTATTTTGGGGGAACTTAACGCGCCATATATCTTGCCTAAGTTTTGTGTTTGTGGAAGTGGGGCGGGGTGTGTGTTGAAAAGagcagaagaaaaaaaaattgaaagttcTAAATATGTATAGGTTTAAAATCTCAAAAGTCCAAATGTTTTTTCTTGCGGGAAAATCAAAAGTTGAAAAATCTTGGAAATTTAAAACTTGAAGCTTTGAAGGTTGGAATTTTTTTCAAAACGTGCAATAGGGTGAATGTCCTCTGAATTTGCCGAAAGTTTGAAAACTTGAAATTTTCAATGCGGATTGAACGATGGGACGATGTCAATGTCGTTCTTCCATGACGTTGGCCAAATAGAGATTTCGTTTAAGTTCaccttttttttataaaaaacagaaaaaaaaagacagTGGGTGGGCCGGCCCACTGGGCCAAGTCTAGATTGAACGGTGTACTCGAGTGGTGTGATCTTATCATCAGCATCCCACTCACTCCATCGTACGGTGCACTCCATCGTCGAAGGGATAACGTCCATTCCATCCTCGCGCGCGCGGCTCCGGCCAtggcttccacctcctcctccctcggcgccATCCTCCAGCGCTTCCCGCTCCTGGCGCCCCGCCCCGCCTCCCGCCGCGCGCCCACCACCCGCCGCGCCGTCGCCAACAAGATCTCCTGCATCGGATGGGTACGTGCCAAGCCTCTCCAT
The window above is part of the Triticum aestivum cultivar Chinese Spring chromosome 2A, IWGSC CS RefSeq v2.1, whole genome shotgun sequence genome. Proteins encoded here:
- the LOC123187064 gene encoding subtilisin-like protease SBT5.3 isoform X2 — translated: MKMGRGAGRVMPLALALLLALHLHATPASAARKSYLVIFDGPPPSPTGLAAALGGTVDLIYSFGGINGLGIQIDSLLVPVLKLLSGVVAVIEDKLYAVQTTRSWEFLGLQNSNGEAHDVWKNIGKFGEGVIIANVDTGVSPISASFRDDGTLPKPANWIGGCQPGYSGCNNKLIGARVFNEGIKAMSEQNGEQVNETEVNSPWDYEGHGTHTLSTAGGGFVPNVGALGHGTGTAKGGSPRAHVASYKACFKEGCSGLDILRAILTAVEDGVHVLSLSVGSPASDYITDTIAIGTAYAVTQLVVVVAAGGNVGPTAGSISNVAPWMLTVGASTMDRIFPADVVIGAKTITGQSLTGSTDQPCAMISGEKANAAGQSAANSSLCMPGSLDPAKVSGKIVVCTRGSNGRVAKGEVVKDAGGVGMVLCNGAASGDDVSADPHIIPAAHCSYSQCIDIFNYLQSDASPVGQIKTRDAEVGVKPSPVMAAFSSRGPNTITTQILKPDIIAPGVNVIAAYSQEVSPTGLASDSRRVVYMVESGTSMSCPHVAGIAGLLRAKYPKWNPNMVYSAIMTTANRGGNDGVGIRDETGSAATPFSYGSGHVNPVRALDPGLVYDTTTRDYLNFICSLRPTNTQGLLPVSLPPPLDILWTLLIRVFRGTDSDPFKCSKDDNHPEDLNYPSISAPCLPSSGSFTVKRRVRNVGGGAASYTVSITQPAGVTVTVNPSTVSFDGKNPKEEKHFKDPEGILAPPQPGHISRLEFRRRLDSDADARAAFDLQVKEEQERRRKEREARVIPETDAGLVEFFLDTDAREIEIEIGRLRPRLNKGFFDHIQREIAQIKFAVTRTAANEDRLIELEAMQKVIGEGVEAYDKLQNDLVTAKERLTNILQSKDRKKTLLDMVERNELNMSILTLLDENIASAKTSNQEEAVAFMEDVRSSMLKYITV